The Takifugu rubripes chromosome 7, fTakRub1.2, whole genome shotgun sequence genome has a segment encoding these proteins:
- the LOC115250401 gene encoding hepcidin-like yields the protein MKTFSVAVVAAVLLALICLQESSALPLSELEDVEVPVMDDNGAAVYEEMPVDSWKMPYTNRHKRSPKRCKFCCNCCPGMRGCGVCCRF from the exons ATGAAGaccttcagtgttgctgttgttgcggccgtcctgctggccctcatttgtctccaggagagctctgctcttcctctcagtgAA TTGGAAGATGTGGAGGTGCCAGTGATGGATGATAATGGAGCTGCTGtatatgaagagatgccagtggaCTCCTGGAAG ATGCCGTATACCAACAGACACAAGCGGAGTCCTAAACGCTGCAAGTTTTGCTGTAATTGCTGTCCTGGAATGCGGGGATGTGgtgtctgctgcaggttctga